The nucleotide window AAGCAGTAATGGCATAAAAAACATATAATGCTTTTTTGCGGCTTTTCATCCACTGACTTACCAGCCCTATGGTTACATCACCTACGGCCAAACCCGCATAGGCAAACATAATAGATTTACCCGGGTCTATCTCCCCGGTGATTCCAAACTCCTTGGCGAACTCCTTACTAAAAGTAACGAGAATACCAATTACCAGCCAGGTAGGAACGCCAATCAAAATGCTCTGTATATAACGTGTCAGTCTTTCGCGGCTGTTCAATAACATAAAGATCCTGCCGCGTTTCACATCCTTCGCTTTCATTTTCTGGAACATTCCAGATTCCAGTACAGAAACTCTAAGTAACAACAGGGCCAGACCTAATCCGCCACCTATAAAATAGCAGGTTCGCCAATGAAAATTCTCTTTTATAAAGAATGCTACCACCGCCCCTGTTATACCAAAGCCTGCAACAATGGAAGTGGCTATTCCTCTTTTTTCTTTGGGTAATAGTTCGGCAACCAATGTTATGCCCGCACCCAATTCTCCCGCCAGACCAATACCCGCCACAAACCGGATCCATTTATATTGTTCTACGGTCTGTACAAAACCATTGGCAATATTTCCCAGTGAATACAACAATATCGATCCAAACAATACACTCGATCTTCCTTTTTTATCACCGATGATACCCCACACTATACCTCCCAGCATTAATCCAAACATTTGCCAGGAAAGAATGCTTTCACCATCTGTGGTAATCTGATCGGGCGTTAAGCCCATCTCTTTTAAACTGGGAATACGTATAATACCAAAAAGCAACAGATCATATATATCTACAAAATAGCCTAATGCGGCTACTACAACAGTTAGGTTAAAAATCGAGACGGGTTTATTACCGGGCTGCATCGTTTGTTAGTTTGTTTTATCCGCAATTTATGAAAGGGCATAATACCCTTAAACTATAATGCCTGGCTATTTCAGGATAGTTATTCATTTGAAGCTCTCCTCCATCTGCCAGCTATCAACTCCTGTTAATAAAATACTCAATTGCCAGCCTGTAGCCATCCAACCCTAAGCCACAAATAGTACCTGCGGCTTTGGCGCTTACATGAGATAATTTCCTAAAATCTTCCCTGGCATGCACGTTACTGATATGAACTTCCACTACCGGTGTTTTAATAGCCGCAATACAATCTCCGATTGCCACCGAAGTATGCGTATAGGCTGCGGGATTCAACACAATACCATCAGCTTCATTTCCAAATCGCTGAAGCGCATTAACCAACTCCCCTTCCACATTGCTTTGAAAGTACTGAATTGTCAAATCCGGGAAACGGGCTCTCATCGCTTCCAAAAATGAATCAAATCCTTGTGAGCCATAAATACCTGGCTCTCTCTGTCCCAGCAGGTTTAAATTAGGGCCATTTATAATTGCGATCTTCATCTAAAAGCTGTTTGTTTTATTTATGAAACGAACAAGCTAATATAGATCAATTGTTCGAAGTATATCAAAATGGTTAAAAATAAGAATGGTTATAGCCGCACAGACTGGTAAGCCCCCGGCGTAATACCTTCGATTTTCTTAAAAAGACGTACAAAATAATTAACATCATTAAAACCACACTGTAGACTCACCTCGCCAATACTGTTGTTTTTATCAGTCAGTAATTGTTTTGCAAGGCGAATGCGTTCCTGGTTGATATATTCCAAAGGCGTAATACCTAACTGCTCTTTGAACCATTTAAAAAAATGATTTCTGCCCAGGTAGGCTTTGCGACTCAACAGGTCTACAGATATTTTAGAACTTAAATGCTGCTGTATGTAATTAAGTACGTAATGCAGCCGGCTGCTGTTCGAGTGAGACAGGCTTTCTGCCGAGGCTACTTTCAGGTGCTGGCTTTGCATCAGCCGTATCAGCAATTCCTTCAGGTTCAGGTCTGCGTATACATTTTTTGCCAGGTCATCACTGCAACAAATGCGTATCAGCTTGTTCAATGATGAAGCGATCTCGTTGTTATTCCGAAAATGATAATGATCAAATGTCAGCTTCCAGGAACCAGCTTCGCTGGTGTTATTGTAATGGTGATTTAAGTACTGAACGGTTTCAGCTATGTAGCCTCCATCCAATGTCAATGCAATACACTGGCTCGGATTCAGCTCTGAAGCCTCAGGGAAATCGATCAGCATTTCCTCCCTGGCATTAGCTATAACTGTTTCTCCGGGTAAATAATCAAATGATGGTTTATTGGGTAGATGCATTACTTTTTTACCCGCGATCATACTGGTGATCACCACATCATTAAAAGTAAGCGGTACCTGGTAAGCGGTTTCATAGGATTCAAAAATATTAAGCTCACAACCGTTCAGGTTGTAGATACGCCTGTTCTCAACGAGTGTTTGCAACTCTTTGTGTTGCGTAAAAGCGATTTTATTTAAATGATGTACCATTGGGCATAAAGCAATCCTGCCAGTTAAGTTAAGAAATTTTATCGCTTTCAAACCATAAAAAAAATTTAAATTATTGAGGTACAATTGTGCTACAAATAAATACGATTATCACCGGTACTTGATCATAATAATTGAACCTTAGAGCATTATTTAACGATAAAAATTCTTGAAATATGAGCACTACAACTGCCGCAGCGCCTACGGTCTCTAACCCGGCCGCCCGGCCCCAATTTAAAGATCGCTATGAACACTATATCGGTGGCGAATGGGTAGCACCCAGCAGCGGTGAATATTTCGACAACATCTCTCCTATTGATGGCAAAGTGTTTACACAGGCAGCGCGCGGTAATGCGGAAGACATTAGCAAAGCAATTGAAGCGGCGCAGGAAGCTTTTAAAACCTGGAGCAAAACCGGCGCCGGAACCCGGAGTAATATTTTATTAAAAATCGCACAGACTATTGAGGATAACCTTGAATACCTGGCAACCGTAGAAACCATAGACAATGGTAAGGCCATCCGGGAAACACGTGCAGCAGATTTACCTCTGGTGGTGGATCATTTCCGGTATTTTGCAGGTGTCATCCGGAGCGAAGAAGGAACTATCAGCGAACATGACGAAACTACCGTGAGTATCAACCTGCATGAACCTATCGGCGTGGTAGGACAAATCATTCCCTGGAATTTCCCTTTACTGATGGGCGCCTGGAAAATTGCGCCCGCGTTGGCTGCCGGCTGTTGTGTAGTTGTAAAACCGGCTGAGCAAACGCCAACCAGCATTATGTGCCTGATGGAGTTAATTGGCGACTTATTGCCCAAGGGCGTACTTAATATTGTTACAGGCTTTGGCGTGGAGGCCGGAAAACCTTTGGCACAGTCCCCTCACGTACAAAAAGTGGCCTTCACAGGTGAAACTACTACCGGCCGCCTGATCATGCAATATGCATCGGAAAACTTAATTCCTGTTACGATGGAACTGGGAGGTAAAAGCCCCAATATATTCTTCGAATCTGTAGCCGATGCCGATGACGAGTTCTTTGATAAAGCAATTGAGGGTGCTGTGATGTTTGCCTTAAACCAGGGTGAAGTATGTACCTGTCCCAGTCGTATTCTCGTTCATGAAAATATTTACGAGAAATTCATGGATCGTGTGGTTCAACGAACAAAGGCTATCAAGCTGGGCA belongs to Niabella yanshanensis and includes:
- a CDS encoding MFS transporter; amino-acid sequence: MQPGNKPVSIFNLTVVVAALGYFVDIYDLLLFGIIRIPSLKEMGLTPDQITTDGESILSWQMFGLMLGGIVWGIIGDKKGRSSVLFGSILLYSLGNIANGFVQTVEQYKWIRFVAGIGLAGELGAGITLVAELLPKEKRGIATSIVAGFGITGAVVAFFIKENFHWRTCYFIGGGLGLALLLLRVSVLESGMFQKMKAKDVKRGRIFMLLNSRERLTRYIQSILIGVPTWLVIGILVTFSKEFAKEFGITGEIDPGKSIMFAYAGLAVGDVTIGLVSQWMKSRKKALYVFYAITALCMVLYFTLQWNGSASLMYFLCAALGFGSGFWAIFVTIGAEQFGTNLRATAATTIPNMVRGTVPLMLMLFQFLRSLPGVGYINGGIYTCIIVFAVCTIAVLTSKETFHKDLNYEEA
- the aroQ gene encoding type II 3-dehydroquinate dehydratase, translating into MKIAIINGPNLNLLGQREPGIYGSQGFDSFLEAMRARFPDLTIQYFQSNVEGELVNALQRFGNEADGIVLNPAAYTHTSVAIGDCIAAIKTPVVEVHISNVHAREDFRKLSHVSAKAAGTICGLGLDGYRLAIEYFINRS
- a CDS encoding AraC family transcriptional regulator produces the protein MVHHLNKIAFTQHKELQTLVENRRIYNLNGCELNIFESYETAYQVPLTFNDVVITSMIAGKKVMHLPNKPSFDYLPGETVIANAREEMLIDFPEASELNPSQCIALTLDGGYIAETVQYLNHHYNNTSEAGSWKLTFDHYHFRNNNEIASSLNKLIRICCSDDLAKNVYADLNLKELLIRLMQSQHLKVASAESLSHSNSSRLHYVLNYIQQHLSSKISVDLLSRKAYLGRNHFFKWFKEQLGITPLEYINQERIRLAKQLLTDKNNSIGEVSLQCGFNDVNYFVRLFKKIEGITPGAYQSVRL
- a CDS encoding aldehyde dehydrogenase family protein, encoding MSTTTAAAPTVSNPAARPQFKDRYEHYIGGEWVAPSSGEYFDNISPIDGKVFTQAARGNAEDISKAIEAAQEAFKTWSKTGAGTRSNILLKIAQTIEDNLEYLATVETIDNGKAIRETRAADLPLVVDHFRYFAGVIRSEEGTISEHDETTVSINLHEPIGVVGQIIPWNFPLLMGAWKIAPALAAGCCVVVKPAEQTPTSIMCLMELIGDLLPKGVLNIVTGFGVEAGKPLAQSPHVQKVAFTGETTTGRLIMQYASENLIPVTMELGGKSPNIFFESVADADDEFFDKAIEGAVMFALNQGEVCTCPSRILVHENIYEKFMDRVVQRTKAIKLGNPLDGSTMMGAQASEDQYNKILNYLDIGKQEGAIALTGGEAFHQNSGLEHGYYIQPTIFKGHNKMRIFQEEIFGPVTCVTTFKTTEEAIAIANDTLYGLGAGVWTRDAHELYQVPRAIQAGRVWVNCYHAYPAHAPFGGYKKSGFGRETHKMMLNHYRQTKNMLISYAKQKLGFF